From Burkholderia sp. WP9, a single genomic window includes:
- a CDS encoding GNAT family N-acetyltransferase, whose translation MTVRNLDALFRPKSVAVIGASERPGSTGAMVWTRVLEGGFDGPLWPVNPKYQTLGGHAVIGETGDLPEAPTVAVICTPPATWPGIIRQLGGLGTRAAIIVGEVRSDDDRLALRHALSAARPNLLRIVGPGSLGVVSPALRAHLGAPSCTVKAGGVAWVSQSNALTNAVLGWARARGLGFSHAVALGGEADVDAGDVLDYLASDPGTRAILLELDSVRAARKFMSAARAAARNKPVLALRSGRADPADGLYTAAFRRAGMVRVDSLDDLLDEIETLGVGRVAAGATATLITSDSGLATLACDAFAAAGDTLAPWPDEASEALKQALPHAIGGNPLRLGDDARPEHFGTALELLANQRSTGTAFVVHASTHSAPVGEVAQALIANQRFAYRGLLACFFGGVDAATRDALHAQGIPVHTTPQRLARAFARLVDYRMGRELLMQTPEGLPAQIPAAIDAAQAQAREALAAGEHQLTGEAAARFLERFGLRVETAPQAADGTEASSGSAGKPVVDLIVELHDDDNFGPVFRFTAPSVDGLAEPLRVYGLPPLNPMLARDIVARSHYARLVAPEPALAALTGLSQAVCDVKELVGLTLTLRVYRDQVTVVDPSLSVAAKRSRLAIVPYPRRFEETLDWQGLRVTVRPIRPEDEAAHHDFVEAMTPEDLRLRFFGAVSSFDHSQLARMTQIDYDREMALIATVRSEEGFSRTLGVVRAVADPDNETAEFAVAVRSDQKGRRLGQLLMDRIIKYARARGTHWLIGEALRENVAMISLAKACGFTITRTEDPGVVGFRMALDEPADASAEGGAPTVQS comes from the coding sequence GTGACCGTTCGCAATCTCGACGCCTTGTTTCGACCCAAATCCGTCGCCGTGATCGGTGCCTCCGAGCGGCCCGGCAGCACCGGCGCGATGGTGTGGACGCGCGTGCTGGAAGGAGGCTTCGACGGGCCGCTCTGGCCTGTCAATCCGAAGTATCAGACGCTCGGCGGCCATGCCGTGATCGGCGAGACCGGCGACTTGCCGGAAGCGCCCACAGTCGCGGTGATCTGCACGCCGCCGGCGACGTGGCCGGGCATCATCCGTCAGCTCGGTGGCTTGGGCACGCGCGCGGCGATCATTGTCGGCGAGGTGCGCAGCGATGACGACCGGCTCGCGCTGCGGCATGCGCTCTCGGCAGCGCGGCCCAATCTGCTGCGGATCGTCGGGCCGGGCAGTCTCGGCGTGGTGTCGCCGGCGCTGCGCGCGCATCTGGGCGCGCCGTCGTGCACGGTGAAGGCGGGCGGCGTCGCGTGGGTATCGCAGTCGAACGCGCTGACCAATGCCGTGCTCGGCTGGGCGCGGGCGCGCGGCCTCGGCTTTTCGCACGCCGTGGCGCTCGGCGGCGAGGCGGACGTGGACGCGGGCGACGTGCTCGACTATCTGGCCAGCGACCCCGGCACACGCGCCATCCTGCTCGAACTGGACAGCGTGCGCGCGGCGCGCAAGTTCATGTCGGCCGCTCGCGCGGCGGCGCGCAACAAGCCGGTGCTGGCGCTGCGCTCCGGCCGCGCCGATCCCGCCGACGGACTCTACACCGCTGCGTTCCGCCGTGCGGGCATGGTGCGGGTCGACTCGCTCGACGATCTGCTCGACGAAATCGAGACGCTGGGCGTGGGCCGCGTGGCGGCGGGTGCAACGGCCACACTGATTACGAGCGACAGCGGCCTCGCCACGCTCGCCTGCGATGCCTTCGCGGCGGCCGGCGACACGCTCGCGCCGTGGCCCGACGAAGCGTCCGAGGCATTGAAACAGGCATTGCCGCATGCGATCGGCGGCAATCCACTGCGGCTCGGCGACGACGCGCGCCCCGAGCACTTCGGGACCGCCCTCGAACTGCTGGCGAACCAGCGGAGTACGGGCACGGCTTTCGTCGTGCATGCGTCGACGCACAGCGCACCGGTGGGCGAAGTGGCGCAAGCCTTGATCGCGAATCAGCGCTTCGCGTATCGCGGTTTGCTCGCGTGCTTTTTCGGCGGCGTGGATGCCGCCACGCGCGACGCGCTCCATGCGCAGGGCATTCCCGTTCATACGACACCGCAGCGGCTGGCGCGCGCCTTCGCGCGGCTGGTCGATTATCGGATGGGACGCGAACTGCTGATGCAGACGCCCGAGGGTTTGCCGGCGCAAATCCCCGCCGCAATCGACGCGGCTCAAGCACAGGCACGCGAAGCGCTCGCCGCAGGTGAGCACCAACTCACCGGCGAAGCAGCGGCGCGGTTTCTGGAGCGATTCGGATTGCGGGTGGAGACTGCGCCGCAGGCCGCCGATGGCACGGAAGCCAGCTCTGGATCAGCCGGCAAGCCCGTAGTCGACCTCATCGTCGAACTTCACGACGACGACAACTTCGGCCCCGTATTCCGCTTCACGGCGCCGTCGGTTGATGGCCTGGCCGAGCCGCTGCGGGTTTACGGCTTGCCGCCGCTCAATCCCATGCTCGCACGTGACATCGTCGCGCGCTCGCACTACGCGCGGCTGGTTGCGCCGGAACCGGCATTGGCCGCGCTCACGGGGCTCTCGCAAGCCGTGTGCGACGTCAAGGAACTCGTCGGACTTACGCTGACGCTCAGGGTGTATCGCGATCAGGTGACGGTGGTCGATCCTTCCTTGAGCGTCGCGGCGAAGCGCAGCCGCCTCGCGATCGTGCCGTATCCGCGCCGCTTCGAAGAAACGCTGGACTGGCAGGGTTTGCGGGTGACGGTGCGGCCCATTCGTCCGGAAGACGAGGCCGCGCATCATGACTTCGTCGAAGCGATGACGCCCGAAGATTTGCGCCTGCGATTTTTCGGCGCGGTGAGCAGCTTCGACCACTCGCAACTCGCGCGCATGACGCAGATCGACTACGACCGCGAAATGGCGCTGATCGCCACCGTGCGAAGCGAAGAAGGTTTCTCGCGGACACTGGGCGTGGTGCGCGCGGTCGCCGATCCCGACAACGAAACGGCCGAATTCGCGGTGGCGGTGCGCTCGGACCAGAAAGGCCGGCGTCTCGGCCAATTGCTGATGGACCGGATCATCAAATACGCGCGGGCGCGCGGCACGCATTGGCTGATCGGCGAGGCACTGCGCGAGAATGTGGCGATGATCTCGCTCGCCAAAGCTTGCGGCTTTACGATTACGCGGACGGAGGATCCGGGTGTCGTTGGCTTTCGTATGGCGCTGGATGAACCGGCCGACGCAAGCGCGGAAGGCGGTGCGCCAACGGTGCAGAGTTAA
- a CDS encoding ABC transporter permease → MKNSVPSPAFGTAQAQAQPLAQSTRGKRARSELARLRELALLPALALLIVIGAFVSPSFLTKANLISVLGASAALALVVLAESLIVLTGKFDLSLESTVGIAPAVGAMLVMPAASAGFGLQWPAAAGLLAIVAVGAVIGFINGFLVVRLRLNAFIVTLAMLIVLRGMLVGATKGGTLFDMPPSFFTLATTIVFGLPLSVWLAAVAFAIAAFVLRYHRLGRALYAIGGNPEAARAAGIRVERITWGVFVLGSVLASLGGLIVTGYVGAINANQGNGMIFTVFAAAVIGGISLDGGKGTMFGALTGVLLLGVVQNLLTLAQVPSFWIQAIYGAIILGSLMVARLASGEGQN, encoded by the coding sequence ATGAAGAATAGTGTGCCCAGTCCCGCCTTCGGCACCGCGCAAGCTCAGGCTCAGCCGCTGGCGCAGTCCACTCGCGGCAAACGCGCGCGCTCCGAACTCGCGCGCCTGCGCGAGTTGGCATTGCTGCCCGCGCTCGCATTGCTGATCGTGATCGGCGCATTTGTCAGCCCCAGCTTTTTGACCAAAGCGAATCTCATCAGCGTACTGGGCGCCTCCGCGGCGTTGGCGCTGGTCGTGCTCGCCGAATCGCTGATCGTGCTGACCGGCAAGTTCGATTTGTCGCTCGAATCGACGGTTGGCATTGCGCCCGCCGTGGGCGCGATGCTGGTGATGCCGGCGGCGTCCGCGGGCTTCGGCCTGCAATGGCCTGCGGCAGCCGGCTTGCTGGCCATCGTGGCGGTCGGCGCGGTGATCGGTTTCATCAACGGCTTTCTGGTTGTGCGTTTGCGGCTGAACGCGTTCATCGTCACGCTGGCCATGCTCATCGTGCTGCGCGGCATGCTGGTCGGTGCGACCAAGGGCGGCACGCTGTTCGATATGCCGCCGTCGTTCTTCACGCTTGCGACCACCATCGTGTTCGGTTTGCCGCTGTCCGTGTGGCTCGCGGCGGTGGCGTTCGCGATCGCGGCCTTCGTGTTGCGCTATCACCGGCTGGGTCGCGCGTTGTATGCGATCGGCGGCAATCCCGAGGCGGCGCGCGCCGCGGGGATTCGCGTTGAGCGCATTACGTGGGGCGTGTTCGTGCTCGGCAGCGTGCTCGCGTCGCTGGGCGGTTTGATCGTGACCGGCTATGTCGGCGCGATCAACGCGAACCAGGGCAACGGCATGATCTTCACGGTGTTCGCGGCAGCGGTGATCGGCGGCATTTCGCTCGACGGCGGCAAGGGCACCATGTTCGGTGCGCTCACCGGCGTGCTGCTGCTCGGCGTCGTGCAGAACCTGCTGACGCTTGCCCAGGTGCCGTCTTTCTGGATCCAGGCGATCTACGGCGCGATCATCCTGGGCTCGCTGATGGTGGCGCGCCTCGCAAGCGGCGAAGGCCAGAACTAA
- a CDS encoding aldo/keto reductase has translation MTATIASKIGQRRRIGRGAVQVSGLGLGTAPLGGLYRDLSDEEAHATIAAAWDAGVRYFDTAPHYGNTKAEHRLGDVLRRYPRGDYVLSTKVGRRFVPRTTPFDDKEGWQNPLPFEAIYDYTHDGILRSFEDSQQRLGIVDIDILLVHDIGRATHGDNHPHYWRQLTEGGGFRALDKLRSAGAIKAVGLGVNEGAVILDAMAEFDIDCALLAGRYTLLEQTTLDDLLPACEERGVSILLGGAFNSGILARGVEGDLKFNYGEAPREVIERVARLEAVCRAHGVPLAAAALQFPYAHPAVATVLTGARSADELRENAASFEQPIPAGLWSALRDEGLLDNRAPAPES, from the coding sequence ATGACGGCAACGATCGCATCGAAGATCGGGCAACGGCGCCGCATCGGCCGTGGGGCGGTGCAGGTGAGCGGATTGGGACTCGGCACGGCGCCCTTGGGCGGCCTCTACCGCGACCTGTCCGATGAAGAAGCCCACGCCACCATCGCCGCCGCGTGGGACGCCGGCGTGCGTTATTTCGACACCGCGCCGCATTACGGCAACACGAAGGCCGAGCATCGCCTGGGCGACGTCTTGCGGCGCTATCCGCGCGGCGACTACGTGCTGTCCACCAAGGTGGGCCGCCGTTTCGTGCCGCGCACCACGCCTTTCGACGACAAGGAAGGCTGGCAAAACCCGCTCCCTTTCGAAGCCATTTACGACTACACGCACGACGGCATTCTGCGCTCGTTCGAAGACAGCCAGCAGCGCCTCGGTATCGTCGATATCGACATTCTGCTGGTGCACGATATCGGCCGCGCCACGCATGGCGACAATCATCCCCATTACTGGCGGCAACTGACCGAAGGCGGCGGGTTTCGCGCGCTGGACAAATTGCGCTCGGCGGGCGCGATCAAGGCCGTCGGACTCGGCGTCAATGAAGGTGCGGTAATACTCGATGCGATGGCCGAGTTCGATATCGATTGCGCGTTGCTCGCGGGCCGTTATACGCTGCTCGAACAGACCACGCTCGACGACCTGCTGCCGGCCTGTGAAGAACGCGGCGTCAGCATCCTGTTAGGCGGCGCGTTCAACTCGGGCATTCTGGCGCGCGGCGTCGAAGGTGATCTGAAATTCAATTACGGCGAGGCGCCGCGCGAAGTGATCGAGCGCGTCGCGCGGCTCGAAGCGGTGTGCCGTGCGCACGGTGTGCCGCTGGCGGCCGCCGCCTTGCAGTTTCCGTATGCGCATCCGGCGGTCGCCACGGTGTTGACCGGCGCGCGCAGTGCCGACGAATTGCGCGAGAACGCGGCGTCGTTCGAGCAGCCGATCCCCGCGGGCTTGTGGTCCGCGTTGCGTGACGAAGGCTTGCTCGACAACCGCGCGCCCGCGCCGGAGAGTTGA
- a CDS encoding UxaA family hydrolase: protein MTDTSVASPSAASQQPTLQGYLRRDGRKGIRNVVAVAYLVECAHHVAREIVTQFREPLDAFDDPSAEREPPVHLIGFPGCYPNSYAEKMLERLTTHPNVGAVLFVSLGCESMNKHYLVDVVRASGRPVEVLTIQEKGGTRSTIQYGVDWIRSVRGQLAAQEKVPMALSELVIGTICGGSDGTSGITANPAVGRAFDHLIDAGATCIFEETGELVGCEFHMKTRASRPELGEEIVACVAKAARYYSILGHGSFAVGNADGGLTTQEEKSLGAYAKSGASPIVGIVKPGDIPPTGGLYLLDVVPDGEPRFGFPNISDNAEIGELIACGAHVILFTTGRGSVVGSAISPVIKVCANPATYRNLAGDMDVDAGRILEGRGTLDEVGREVFEQTVAVSGGAASKSETLGHQEFILTYKTFDPVGPACLPSSAASQHRVVAIEPH from the coding sequence ATGACTGACACTTCCGTAGCATCTCCATCCGCCGCATCGCAGCAGCCCACGCTGCAAGGTTACCTGCGCCGCGACGGCCGCAAGGGCATCCGCAATGTGGTCGCGGTGGCTTACCTGGTCGAATGCGCGCATCACGTCGCGCGCGAGATCGTCACGCAGTTTCGTGAGCCGCTCGATGCGTTCGACGATCCTTCCGCAGAACGCGAACCGCCCGTTCATCTGATCGGCTTTCCCGGCTGCTATCCGAACAGCTATGCCGAAAAAATGCTCGAGCGGCTCACCACGCATCCCAACGTGGGCGCGGTGTTGTTCGTCTCGCTCGGCTGCGAGAGCATGAACAAGCACTATCTGGTGGACGTGGTGCGCGCAAGCGGCCGGCCGGTCGAAGTGCTGACCATCCAGGAAAAGGGCGGCACGCGCAGCACGATTCAATACGGCGTCGACTGGATTCGCAGTGTGCGCGGGCAACTCGCCGCGCAAGAGAAAGTACCGATGGCGCTGAGCGAACTGGTGATCGGCACGATTTGCGGCGGTTCGGACGGCACCAGCGGCATCACCGCGAATCCGGCCGTGGGCCGCGCGTTCGACCATCTGATCGACGCGGGCGCGACGTGCATTTTCGAAGAAACCGGCGAGCTGGTGGGTTGCGAGTTCCATATGAAAACGCGCGCGTCACGGCCCGAACTTGGTGAAGAGATCGTTGCCTGTGTCGCGAAGGCAGCGCGCTATTACTCGATTCTCGGCCACGGCAGTTTTGCGGTCGGCAACGCGGACGGCGGCCTCACCACGCAGGAAGAAAAGTCGCTGGGCGCCTATGCCAAGAGCGGGGCGTCGCCGATTGTCGGCATCGTCAAACCCGGCGACATTCCGCCAACCGGCGGCCTGTATCTGCTCGACGTGGTGCCCGACGGCGAACCGCGCTTCGGCTTTCCGAACATCAGCGACAACGCCGAGATCGGCGAGCTGATCGCCTGTGGCGCGCATGTGATTCTGTTCACGACCGGGCGCGGCTCGGTGGTCGGCTCGGCGATCTCGCCGGTCATCAAGGTGTGCGCGAATCCGGCGACGTATCGCAACCTCGCCGGCGACATGGATGTCGACGCGGGTCGTATTCTCGAAGGCCGCGGCACACTCGACGAAGTCGGCCGCGAAGTGTTCGAGCAAACCGTGGCGGTGTCGGGTGGCGCGGCCTCGAAGTCGGAAACGCTCGGCCATCAGGAATTCATCCTGACCTACAAGACGTTCGATCCGGTCGGCCCGGCTTGCTTGCCCTCGAGCGCCGCGTCGCAGCACCGGGTCGTCGCGATCGAGCCGCACTGA
- a CDS encoding IclR family transcriptional regulator, with the protein MDAEDKDDADRYRAPALDKGLDILELLAEQKEGLTRAEITKLLGRNASEMYRMLERLVARQYVVRSAAGDRYSLSLKLYALAHRHPPMNRLISEALPLMQRFADAAEQSCHLVVYDRGNLLVIAQVDGPGTWGMSVRLGSRVGLIDTGSGRVMLAFQSIEQREQMLAEHTKVKGEVTIDRDALEQACARIRAAGFSQKDSQQTFGVTDVTFPIQGPSGQAIAALTCPYLRRIDEYVAPTLEAATALLRETVEALSMFRENAA; encoded by the coding sequence ATGGACGCAGAAGACAAAGACGACGCCGACCGTTATCGTGCCCCGGCGCTCGACAAAGGCCTCGACATCCTCGAACTGCTCGCCGAGCAGAAGGAAGGCCTGACGCGCGCCGAAATCACCAAACTGCTGGGACGCAACGCGAGCGAGATGTATCGCATGCTCGAACGGCTGGTCGCGCGCCAATACGTGGTGCGCTCGGCGGCGGGCGACCGCTATTCGCTCAGTCTCAAGCTGTACGCGCTCGCCCATCGTCATCCGCCGATGAACCGTCTGATCTCCGAAGCGCTGCCGCTCATGCAGCGCTTTGCCGATGCTGCCGAACAATCGTGTCACCTCGTGGTGTACGACCGCGGCAATCTGCTGGTGATCGCGCAGGTGGATGGTCCCGGCACGTGGGGTATGTCGGTGCGACTCGGTTCGCGCGTCGGTCTGATCGATACGGGGTCGGGCCGCGTGATGCTCGCGTTTCAAAGCATCGAGCAGCGCGAACAGATGCTGGCCGAACATACCAAGGTGAAGGGCGAGGTGACGATCGACCGTGACGCGCTCGAACAGGCTTGCGCGCGGATTCGCGCGGCGGGCTTCTCGCAGAAGGACAGCCAGCAGACGTTCGGCGTGACCGACGTCACGTTTCCGATCCAGGGGCCGTCCGGCCAGGCGATCGCGGCCCTCACCTGTCCGTACCTGCGGCGTATCGACGAATACGTCGCGCCGACGCTGGAAGCCGCCACCGCGCTGCTGCGCGAGACAGTAGAGGCGTTGTCAATGTTTCGTGAGAATGCCGCGTAG
- a CDS encoding sugar ABC transporter substrate-binding protein, giving the protein MSFAKGPHAARSLFRSSLSAAAAAVCLAGLGVTGAAQAADAGKIGLGLPLLTSPFWQSYNNYLPKYAKDIGLDILAPVNSNGDPAQQITDMNNLLNLGAKGIVVGPLDSAAISRALDAAAAKNVPVVAVDVAPTQGKVAMVVRADNRAYGEKACKYIGDHVKSGKVVQIMGDLASVNGRDRSEAFRSCMKGYPGVSVLEIPAAWKGDVAATALDSLLTANPDVKGIYMQAGGVYLSPTLQTLRRKQMLFPVGDAKHVVIVSNDGIPQEFDAIRRGDIDATVSQPADSYAKYGLFYIKAALAGQTFKPGPTDHGSNIIQLAPGILEDQLPAPLVTKSNVDDKALWGNTVK; this is encoded by the coding sequence ATGTCGTTCGCGAAAGGGCCGCACGCGGCTCGCAGTTTGTTCCGCAGTTCGCTATCCGCCGCGGCGGCCGCCGTCTGTCTCGCCGGCCTTGGCGTGACCGGCGCCGCGCAGGCCGCCGACGCAGGCAAGATCGGCCTCGGCCTGCCGCTGCTCACGTCGCCATTCTGGCAGTCGTACAACAACTATCTGCCCAAGTACGCGAAGGACATAGGCCTCGACATTCTTGCGCCCGTCAATTCGAACGGTGATCCCGCGCAGCAGATCACGGACATGAACAACCTGCTGAACCTCGGTGCGAAGGGCATCGTGGTCGGCCCGCTGGATTCGGCGGCGATCAGCCGCGCGCTCGACGCCGCCGCGGCTAAGAACGTGCCCGTGGTCGCCGTGGACGTCGCGCCCACACAAGGCAAGGTTGCGATGGTGGTCCGCGCCGACAATCGCGCGTATGGCGAAAAGGCCTGCAAGTACATTGGCGATCACGTGAAGTCGGGCAAGGTCGTGCAGATCATGGGCGACCTCGCCTCGGTCAACGGACGCGACCGGTCCGAAGCGTTCCGCTCTTGCATGAAAGGCTATCCTGGCGTGTCGGTGCTGGAGATTCCCGCGGCCTGGAAAGGCGACGTCGCGGCGACCGCGCTCGACAGCCTGCTGACCGCGAATCCCGACGTGAAAGGCATCTACATGCAGGCAGGCGGCGTCTATCTGTCGCCGACGCTGCAAACCCTGCGCCGCAAGCAAATGCTCTTTCCTGTCGGCGACGCGAAGCATGTCGTGATCGTCAGCAACGACGGCATTCCTCAGGAGTTCGATGCGATCCGCCGCGGCGATATCGACGCAACCGTGTCGCAGCCCGCCGATTCGTACGCGAAGTACGGGCTGTTCTATATCAAGGCGGCGCTGGCAGGGCAGACCTTCAAGCCGGGCCCGACCGATCACGGCAGCAACATCATCCAGCTGGCGCCGGGCATTCTGGAAGACCAACTGCCCGCACCGCTCGTGACGAAGTCGAATGTCGACGACAAAGCCTTGTGGGGCAATACCGTCAAATGA
- a CDS encoding UxaA family hydrolase — MTSRPMQTDPRLILLSPADNCLIAAARLDGGTQVEIEGERVTLTKTIELGHKVARHELAKDDKVLRYGAVIGHVTEAVARGAHLHTHNLESDYLPTYTHDAGHEFVHH; from the coding sequence TTGACCAGCCGCCCCATGCAAACGGACCCACGCCTGATCCTGCTCAGCCCCGCCGACAACTGCCTGATCGCGGCGGCGCGGCTGGACGGCGGCACGCAGGTCGAGATTGAAGGCGAGCGCGTGACGCTCACCAAAACCATCGAACTCGGTCACAAGGTGGCGCGCCATGAACTCGCGAAAGACGACAAGGTGCTGCGCTACGGCGCAGTGATCGGTCACGTGACGGAAGCAGTGGCGCGCGGTGCGCATCTGCATACGCACAATCTCGAGAGCGACTACCTGCCCACCTATACGCACGACGCGGGCCACGAGTTCGTCCATCACTGA
- a CDS encoding fimbrial protein yields MHEYPPRIARRRCLAVATLGAAALGALTVSMPADAFPQCTVTGNGSVDFGTITVPHDAPIGSSIGPPVSITLLVSCPRNDYDGGHGYFLQYAAYAGVNASVRDVWDTSLTGIGVRVTDVTYNNAILSRTREGDFAPAVGSGVTYNANYVFTFQLVKTSAEASNGQILNLVLALLKSHDISHNVDSAPLNTLSIGTATIAASTCDVTTPSLSVSLPPVAANAFPARGATAGNTNFSIGLSCQPGANVFVTLTDATDPGNTTSSLTLTGDSTASGVNLRVLDSNGSPVSFGPDSAAPGTTNQWLVGPSATTTGIPLTAQYVSTGKVSPGTVKGLMTFTLSYQ; encoded by the coding sequence ATGCACGAGTACCCTCCCCGAATTGCACGTCGTCGATGTCTCGCTGTTGCCACTCTGGGCGCCGCCGCGCTCGGCGCACTGACAGTTAGCATGCCTGCTGATGCATTTCCACAGTGCACGGTCACCGGGAACGGATCCGTCGACTTTGGCACGATAACGGTGCCGCACGATGCGCCAATTGGTTCATCGATTGGTCCGCCCGTGTCCATCACGTTGTTGGTAAGCTGTCCGCGCAATGACTATGATGGCGGACACGGCTATTTTCTCCAGTACGCCGCCTACGCAGGTGTAAACGCATCCGTGCGCGATGTGTGGGATACGAGCTTGACGGGCATCGGAGTCCGGGTCACCGACGTCACTTATAACAACGCAATTCTGTCGCGTACACGGGAGGGGGATTTTGCGCCGGCCGTCGGGTCCGGGGTAACGTATAACGCCAACTATGTTTTCACATTTCAACTCGTGAAAACCTCGGCTGAAGCAAGCAACGGACAAATCCTCAACCTCGTGTTGGCGTTGCTGAAAAGTCACGACATTAGTCACAATGTCGACTCCGCGCCTCTCAACACTTTGTCGATCGGTACAGCGACAATCGCCGCGAGTACCTGCGACGTGACGACGCCGTCTCTCAGCGTCTCGCTACCGCCGGTCGCTGCGAATGCATTTCCCGCGCGGGGTGCAACGGCCGGCAATACGAATTTCAGCATTGGTCTGTCCTGCCAGCCTGGCGCCAACGTTTTCGTTACGCTGACCGACGCTACCGATCCGGGCAACACAACGAGCAGTTTGACACTCACCGGCGATTCGACCGCCTCGGGCGTCAATCTCCGTGTGCTGGACAGTAACGGATCGCCGGTCAGTTTCGGACCGGACTCGGCTGCACCGGGTACGACAAATCAATGGCTGGTCGGCCCGTCAGCGACCACAACCGGCATCCCGCTCACGGCACAATACGTTTCAACCGGCAAGGTTTCACCTGGCACGGTAAAGGGGCTGATGACCTTTACATTGAGCTATCAATAG
- a CDS encoding sugar ABC transporter ATP-binding protein — translation MSDSTPSVPVVEAFEVTKRFGSTAALKDVSIRVMPGESHALVGRNGAGKSTLVSILTGLRKPDTGEVRFSGAAAPSIADRDAWRERVACVYQHSTIIRDLSVAENLFINRQPLRGGVIDWQAMRRDARELLDHWKIDVREDARAGDLTVEARQLVEIARALSYGARFIILDEPTAQLDGDEIKRLFRRISELQREGVTFLFISHHLQEVYEICQAVTVLRDARHIVSAPVSALPREQLIEAMTGERGGLAVADAAARDALPADTAIALHVDGLAGADYEGVSFTVRRGEVVGLTGATSSGRTSVAEAIAGLRAAKRGAIRVDGKTLPPGDVPAALAHGIGCVPKDRHHEGLVLTQSVAENASMTIARLLGKFGIAPPAKKNAFGQKMIDALGIVAQGPEHVVSGLSGGNQQKVVMARALATNPNVLVLIDPTAGVDVKSKEALLSVVDRVREEGKAVLVVSGELDDLRTCDRVLVMFRGRVAAEFPAGWQDHDLIASVEGVSLHEE, via the coding sequence ATGAGCGATTCCACGCCCTCCGTGCCCGTCGTCGAAGCGTTCGAAGTCACCAAACGCTTCGGTTCGACGGCCGCGCTGAAAGACGTGAGCATCCGCGTGATGCCCGGCGAGTCGCATGCGCTCGTCGGGCGCAACGGCGCGGGTAAATCGACGCTGGTGTCGATCCTCACCGGCCTGCGCAAGCCCGACACCGGCGAGGTGCGTTTCAGCGGCGCGGCCGCGCCGTCGATCGCGGATCGCGACGCGTGGCGCGAGCGCGTGGCGTGTGTCTATCAGCATTCGACGATCATCCGCGACCTGAGCGTCGCGGAGAATCTGTTTATCAACCGGCAGCCGCTGCGCGGCGGCGTGATCGATTGGCAAGCCATGCGGCGCGACGCGCGCGAGCTGCTCGATCACTGGAAGATCGACGTGCGCGAAGACGCCCGCGCCGGCGATCTGACGGTGGAGGCACGGCAGCTCGTGGAAATCGCGCGTGCGCTGTCGTACGGCGCGCGCTTCATCATTCTCGACGAACCGACCGCGCAGCTCGACGGCGACGAAATCAAGCGCCTGTTCCGGCGCATCAGCGAGTTGCAGCGCGAAGGCGTGACCTTCCTGTTCATCTCGCACCATCTTCAGGAAGTCTATGAAATCTGCCAGGCCGTGACGGTGCTGCGCGACGCGCGGCATATCGTCAGCGCACCGGTTTCAGCGCTGCCGCGCGAACAGTTGATCGAAGCGATGACCGGCGAACGCGGCGGTCTGGCCGTCGCCGACGCGGCGGCGCGCGACGCATTGCCCGCCGACACGGCGATCGCGCTGCACGTCGACGGCCTCGCGGGCGCCGATTACGAAGGCGTGTCGTTCACCGTCAGGCGCGGCGAAGTGGTCGGCCTGACCGGCGCGACGAGCAGCGGCCGTACGAGCGTGGCCGAAGCGATTGCCGGCCTGCGTGCCGCCAAACGCGGCGCGATCCGGGTGGATGGCAAGACCTTGCCGCCCGGCGACGTGCCCGCGGCGCTCGCGCACGGCATTGGCTGTGTGCCGAAGGATCGTCATCACGAAGGCCTCGTGCTCACGCAATCGGTCGCGGAAAACGCCTCGATGACGATCGCGCGTTTGCTCGGCAAGTTCGGCATCGCCCCGCCGGCGAAGAAGAACGCGTTTGGCCAGAAGATGATCGACGCGCTCGGCATCGTTGCGCAAGGTCCGGAGCATGTGGTGTCCGGCCTGTCGGGCGGCAATCAGCAGAAGGTGGTGATGGCGCGTGCGCTCGCCACCAATCCCAATGTGCTGGTGCTGATCGATCCCACGGCAGGCGTCGACGTGAAATCGAAAGAAGCACTGCTCTCCGTCGTGGATCGCGTGCGCGAAGAGGGCAAGGCCGTGCTGGTCGTGTCCGGCGAACTCGACGATCTGCGCACCTGTGACCGCGTGCTGGTCATGTTCCGTGGCCGTGTCGCGGCCGAATTTCCGGCGGGTTGGCAGGACCACGACCTGATCGCATCCGTTGAAGGAGTCAGTCTCCATGAAGAATAG